In Deinococcus taeanensis, one DNA window encodes the following:
- a CDS encoding STM4015 family protein, whose protein sequence is MTDTPSYGDLSTFGGFEVMQWQPGEALGDPEHTIHRLSVEYDGTQEWAELLAQFLAQPGVEQIQGLVTGYWSTDVLMDEDPVASWIEPLRQAAPQLPNLRVLYVNDIGQEEHEVSWISNGDLSPLLMAFPKLTHLGIRGGNGLELPHLHLPHLDTLIIEAGGLSAELVRQVLTADLPALRHLELYLGTQDYGATSSADDLTPILDGRRFPQLKYLGLKNSDFQDQIAQLLVAAPVTQGLEVLDLSMGILTDEGGRALLDSPALGHLQKLDLQFNWMSEALRAQLTAWAERQDLELDVSDAQDTDDDEWRYVALGE, encoded by the coding sequence ATGACCGACACGCCGTCGTACGGGGATCTCTCCACCTTTGGAGGCTTTGAAGTGATGCAGTGGCAGCCCGGAGAGGCCCTGGGAGACCCGGAGCACACGATTCACCGCCTGAGTGTCGAGTACGACGGAACACAGGAATGGGCCGAGCTGCTCGCGCAGTTTCTGGCGCAGCCCGGCGTCGAGCAGATCCAAGGGCTTGTCACCGGCTACTGGAGCACCGACGTCCTGATGGACGAGGACCCCGTGGCGTCCTGGATCGAGCCGCTGCGGCAGGCGGCGCCCCAGCTGCCGAACCTGCGCGTGCTGTACGTCAATGATATTGGTCAGGAAGAGCATGAGGTCTCCTGGATCAGCAACGGCGACCTCTCCCCGTTGCTGATGGCTTTTCCGAAGCTCACCCATCTGGGCATCCGGGGCGGCAACGGCCTCGAGCTGCCGCACCTGCACCTGCCTCACCTCGACACCCTGATCATCGAGGCGGGCGGGCTCAGCGCCGAGCTGGTCCGGCAGGTGCTCACGGCCGATCTGCCTGCGCTGCGCCACCTGGAGCTCTACCTCGGGACTCAAGACTACGGCGCCACCAGCAGCGCCGACGACCTCACGCCGATCCTGGACGGACGCCGCTTTCCGCAGCTGAAGTACCTGGGGCTGAAAAACAGTGACTTTCAGGACCAGATCGCGCAGCTGCTGGTCGCGGCTCCGGTCACGCAGGGGCTCGAGGTGCTTGATCTCTCTATGGGCATCCTGACTGATGAAGGGGGCCGCGCGCTGCTGGACAGTCCGGCGCTGGGCCACCTGCAGAAACTGGATCTGCAGTTCAACTGGATGTCCGAGGCGCTGCGCGCCCAGCTGACCGCCTGGGCCGAACGTCAGGACCTGGAGCTCGACGTTTCTGACGCTCAGGACACCGATGATGACGAGTGGCGCTACGTCGCCCTGGGGGAATGA
- a CDS encoding VWA domain-containing protein: protein MWSLCRFARHHSLTRLCLALFLSASGAGQAQSGPTMIQLILDASGSMFSRLPGGDTRMATAQAVLTDFIGRLPDDPKLNVGLRLYGAAINAADPGACQDSKLVLPMRGLDRSALLAAVRGARPKGATPIVYSLQQAAQDFPAAAGRRVIVLVTDGQESCQGDVKAALEAFRARGLEVDLRIIGIDLDARAQASFAGVGTFVNTRSAGELASALGQAVQAVAPPAQIKTPVVVTLTSGGQPVTSGPVVRMTRTVGGAAAESLQNAGGEYRAELAPGTYSVQVQATSGTQTYAGLTVTTGGPNRFAFDIAAVQAVQLQVAPAQPVAGGRVTVTYSGAPGGTNNWVTLARRDDPDTAYLDWLKVSGATGQVDLAVQDEEAVFEARYVLVNPDGSTRVVGRSAPFTARRASVSLAGPGSAAAGSQIEVRWTGPNNPGDYVTIVPKGAPVGTYLNYFYTRNGNPGRLITPLAPGDYEIRYNNDISGRMLASVPITLSAASYALQAPPTAAAGSQIEVRWTGPNNPGDYVTIVPKGAPVGTYLNYFYTRNGNPGRLITPLAPGDYEVRYSTEAQSPNPTLHSVPVRLTAATYGLVAPREAKAGSTIQVRWTGPNNGGDYVTIVRKGAPVGAYLNYFYTSAGNPGQLTLPNEPGDYELRYSTEAQSPNPTLFSVPFTVK, encoded by the coding sequence ATGTGGTCATTGTGCCGCTTCGCACGTCATCATTCCCTGACGCGTCTGTGTCTTGCCCTCTTCCTCTCTGCATCAGGAGCAGGACAGGCCCAGAGCGGTCCCACCATGATCCAGTTAATTCTGGATGCTTCGGGAAGCATGTTTTCCCGCCTTCCAGGGGGCGACACGAGGATGGCCACCGCACAGGCCGTTCTGACAGATTTCATCGGGCGTCTGCCGGACGATCCGAAGCTCAATGTGGGCCTGCGCCTCTACGGCGCGGCCATAAATGCAGCGGACCCGGGTGCCTGCCAGGACAGCAAGCTGGTGCTCCCCATGCGCGGGTTGGACCGATCAGCACTGCTCGCCGCAGTCCGAGGCGCGCGGCCCAAAGGCGCGACGCCGATCGTCTACAGTCTGCAGCAGGCCGCTCAGGACTTCCCGGCCGCAGCAGGCCGCCGGGTCATCGTGCTGGTCACGGACGGGCAGGAGTCGTGTCAGGGCGACGTGAAGGCAGCGCTGGAGGCCTTCCGGGCCCGCGGCCTGGAAGTCGATCTGCGCATTATCGGCATTGATCTGGACGCCCGCGCTCAGGCTTCCTTTGCAGGAGTCGGCACCTTCGTCAATACCCGAAGCGCTGGCGAACTTGCCTCGGCGCTCGGGCAGGCGGTCCAGGCTGTTGCGCCGCCCGCACAGATCAAAACCCCAGTGGTCGTCACGCTGACGTCCGGCGGACAGCCAGTGACGAGTGGTCCAGTGGTCCGCATGACCCGCACTGTGGGCGGCGCGGCGGCCGAGTCGCTTCAGAACGCGGGCGGCGAGTACCGTGCAGAGCTCGCGCCAGGCACCTACTCCGTCCAGGTGCAAGCGACCAGTGGAACACAGACGTACGCTGGCCTGACGGTCACGACGGGTGGACCAAACCGGTTTGCTTTCGATATCGCTGCCGTGCAGGCCGTGCAGTTGCAGGTTGCTCCTGCCCAACCGGTCGCGGGTGGCCGGGTCACGGTAACGTACAGCGGTGCGCCGGGCGGCACGAACAACTGGGTAACGCTGGCGCGGCGCGACGATCCCGACACCGCCTACCTGGACTGGTTGAAGGTGTCGGGTGCCACCGGACAAGTGGACCTGGCAGTTCAGGATGAGGAGGCCGTGTTCGAGGCGAGATACGTGCTGGTCAATCCCGACGGCAGTACCCGGGTTGTTGGTCGGAGTGCGCCGTTTACCGCCCGCCGGGCCTCCGTGTCTCTCGCAGGACCAGGCAGTGCAGCGGCTGGCAGCCAGATCGAGGTGCGGTGGACCGGGCCAAACAACCCCGGAGATTACGTGACCATCGTCCCCAAAGGCGCGCCAGTCGGCACCTACCTCAACTACTTCTACACCAGGAACGGTAATCCAGGACGCTTAATCACGCCGTTGGCGCCGGGCGATTACGAAATCCGGTACAACAACGACATCAGCGGGCGCATGCTCGCCAGCGTGCCGATAACCCTGTCGGCCGCGTCCTATGCCTTACAGGCACCCCCCACTGCAGCGGCCGGCAGCCAGATCGAGGTGCGGTGGACCGGGCCAAACAACCCCGGAGATTACGTGACCATCGTCCCCAAAGGCGCGCCAGTCGGCACCTACCTCAACTACTTCTACACCAGGAACGGTAATCCAGGACGCTTAATCACGCCGTTGGCGCCGGGCGATTACGAAGTCCGGTACTCCACCGAAGCGCAGAGCCCCAACCCAACGCTTCACAGCGTCCCGGTCCGGCTGACTGCTGCCACCTATGGTCTGGTCGCGCCGCGGGAGGCGAAGGCAGGGTCCACGATTCAGGTTCGCTGGACCGGACCAAACAATGGTGGGGACTACGTCACCATCGTCCGCAAGGGCGCACCTGTGGGCGCTTACCTGAACTACTTCTACACTTCAGCCGGCAACCCGGGACAACTCACGCTTCCGAATGAACCTGGGGACTATGAGTTGCGCTACTCCACCGAAGCGCAGAGCCCCAATCCAACCCTGTTCAGTGTGCCTTTTACGGTCAAGTAA
- a CDS encoding DNA/RNA non-specific endonuclease, with protein sequence MAGTTTLTGKAAPAARTATCQGKVGNLDNPDGYDGGHLVGSQLGGWGRRANMVPQEQNFNRGNYAQIENQTAKCTPLTRSSLTYLARVTYLNLSTNTPSTWTLEPKLNGEVITRTFDNAPYGGPNGTTSRQQIVNWLISKGCV encoded by the coding sequence ATGGCGGGCACTACTACATTGACGGGGAAGGCCGCCCCCGCAGCGCGTACCGCTACCTGCCAGGGCAAGGTCGGCAACCTGGACAACCCTGACGGCTATGACGGCGGTCACCTCGTGGGCAGTCAGCTCGGCGGGTGGGGCCGGCGGGCGAACATGGTCCCGCAGGAGCAGAACTTCAACCGCGGCAACTACGCACAGATTGAAAACCAGACCGCGAAGTGCACGCCGCTCACCAGAAGCAGCCTGACGTACCTCGCGCGGGTCACGTACCTGAATCTCAGCACGAACACGCCGAGCACCTGGACACTGGAACCCAAACTCAACGGCGAGGTGATAACGCGGACGTTCGACAACGCCCCGTACGGCGGGCCGAACGGCACGACCTCACGGCAGCAGATCGTGAACTGGCTGATCAGTAAAGGCTGCGTATAA
- a CDS encoding transposase: MGKQRKTWSTDVKEAIVLSVLRGELGVAEAARQHGANESLIHTWKTQFLEAGRARLSGDRPDQGVTILERENDRLKRIVAEKELELDIARKVRRL, encoded by the coding sequence ATGGGGAAACAGCGAAAAACCTGGAGCACCGACGTCAAAGAAGCCATCGTCCTCAGCGTGCTGCGGGGCGAACTCGGAGTCGCGGAGGCAGCCCGTCAGCATGGAGCCAACGAGAGCCTGATCCACACCTGGAAAACACAGTTTCTGGAGGCGGGCCGTGCCCGCCTCTCTGGTGACCGACCAGACCAGGGCGTGACCATCCTGGAACGGGAGAATGACCGTCTCAAACGCATCGTGGCCGAAAAGGAACTGGAGCTCGATATTGCGCGAAAAGTGCGACGGCTCTGA
- a CDS encoding integrase core domain-containing protein — protein sequence MRDHQHSAPARCAKQQHRDALYEKVRQAALQHPTSGYRLLYQELKAQGEEIGLHKIRVALGELHLHPPLPRKTRKPSPKVSAPQDWPEGRRVQIDATRLSLPDGVCWIYFVLDVTSRVVLASRVVRSLSMHLAKLTLDEAVAVLRAQGHHKRILVQSDGGSDFTSDLFQQGCLMYGNWVRCKVSQPGGTGILERLNRTYKYQFAFRQDWQSMADVRAAMPDFHRWYNHERRHSALGYATPWSTLTLSANARNAA from the coding sequence ATGCGGGACCATCAGCACAGCGCGCCCGCGCGCTGTGCCAAGCAGCAGCACCGTGACGCACTGTACGAGAAGGTACGCCAGGCGGCGTTGCAGCATCCAACGTCTGGATACCGGCTGCTGTATCAGGAACTCAAAGCTCAGGGCGAAGAGATTGGCCTGCACAAGATCCGTGTCGCACTCGGCGAATTGCACCTTCACCCACCGCTGCCTCGAAAGACCCGGAAACCTTCCCCGAAGGTTTCCGCACCACAAGACTGGCCGGAAGGTCGACGGGTGCAGATTGACGCGACACGGCTGTCGCTGCCCGACGGGGTCTGTTGGATTTACTTCGTGCTGGACGTTACCTCGCGGGTGGTGCTGGCCAGCCGGGTGGTACGGAGCCTGTCGATGCACCTCGCCAAACTGACGCTCGACGAGGCGGTCGCCGTGCTGCGTGCTCAGGGCCACCACAAGCGCATCCTGGTCCAGAGTGATGGAGGCAGTGATTTCACCAGTGACCTCTTTCAACAGGGCTGTTTGATGTACGGCAACTGGGTGCGCTGCAAAGTGTCTCAGCCGGGAGGAACCGGTATCCTCGAACGCCTCAACCGGACCTACAAATACCAGTTCGCCTTCCGCCAGGACTGGCAGTCCATGGCCGATGTCCGGGCCGCCATGCCGGACTTTCACCGCTGGTACAACCACGAGCGCCGTCATTCGGCGCTCGGCTACGCCACGCCTTGGTCTACACTCACCTTATCGGCGAATGCTCGCAACGCCGCTTGA
- a CDS encoding ATP-binding protein produces MLKYGAAQLLLHEARRINPRFELHDLDVPHVVQVCHLTQGLPLALELAATWLRVLKLSDVVEEIKSALDFLSGGRRDAGARHASMRAVFEHSWSLLSPSEQTTLRNLAVFRGGFTSTAAAEVAGASLADLAALVDKSLLRVSSGGRYDRHPLLYQFTLEKLGEHPEELRVARERHGAFYLQLLTEFGSVWDRHPKAAMDTLALELENVRALNWAVPARASHDELRVAVAALGIYFDMCGQYGAGLELFNRLSHLWEPHGQAGELTAQVWCGGNAPGLTSSGVASIRR; encoded by the coding sequence GTGTTGAAGTACGGCGCAGCGCAACTGCTGCTGCATGAAGCAAGGCGAATCAACCCCCGATTTGAGCTGCACGACCTGGATGTTCCGCATGTGGTGCAGGTGTGCCACCTGACGCAGGGATTACCGTTAGCGCTGGAGTTGGCCGCCACCTGGCTCCGGGTGTTGAAGCTCAGCGACGTCGTGGAGGAGATCAAGTCGGCTCTGGATTTTTTAAGTGGTGGTCGGCGGGACGCTGGGGCACGGCACGCCAGCATGCGCGCGGTTTTTGAGCACTCGTGGTCCTTGCTCAGCCCGTCAGAACAAACCACGCTGCGCAACCTGGCCGTGTTTCGGGGCGGCTTTACCAGCACTGCGGCAGCAGAAGTGGCGGGAGCGTCACTTGCCGATTTGGCAGCGCTTGTGGACAAGTCGTTGCTGCGCGTGTCTTCCGGGGGACGGTACGACCGACATCCTCTTCTCTATCAGTTCACGCTCGAAAAGCTCGGAGAACATCCTGAAGAGCTGAGGGTTGCACGCGAACGACATGGCGCGTTCTACCTTCAACTGCTCACGGAATTTGGGAGCGTGTGGGACCGCCACCCGAAAGCTGCGATGGATACCCTGGCACTGGAACTGGAAAATGTTCGGGCGTTGAATTGGGCAGTTCCTGCGCGCGCTTCACATGACGAGTTACGGGTTGCCGTGGCCGCCCTGGGAATTTATTTCGACATGTGCGGGCAATATGGTGCCGGGTTGGAATTGTTCAACCGCCTGAGTCACCTGTGGGAGCCACACGGACAGGCTGGCGAACTGACCGCGCAGGTGTGGTGCGGTGGTAATGCTCCAGGTTTGACTTCAAGCGGCGTTGCGAGCATTCGCCGATAA
- a CDS encoding AfsR/SARP family transcriptional regulator, whose translation MASHQPGMRVRLLGRPSAQVGAEIIDFTPDKRYQLLGYLAYHREWISRDRAACLFWPDTSSALARQNLRGLVQRVRSLGGITGLETTTQHIRWRVDTDVDTLRQAIESGRPGEVITAYSGPLLSGLDDTAAPEYASWVSSERETLHTRWREAVFFRSEELTTQGRYQEAEDLLRRVMDVDPLDEEVLRRRLMTLSQGGQRETALRLYRRVAAGLAAGWGVEPSDATRQLVQDVESAGEVTERWAPTAPGVKGAFEGEARFLSETEGLFAGREVDLAEVQHLLTTPTCRLLTLVGPGGVGKTRLAWQAAWEQRRRGSRDVYVVPLEAVTSREAMTAHIAAVLGLQLEGGEDPLVQITRHLHARSVMLVLDNFEHLLAHVDVASALLAGCPGLTLLMTSRERLNVRHEWLYALDGLPCPLKTWSQQTC comes from the coding sequence ATGGCCTCTCATCAGCCAGGGATGCGCGTTCGGCTGCTTGGGCGCCCCAGCGCTCAAGTGGGGGCCGAGATCATCGACTTCACTCCCGACAAGCGGTACCAGTTGCTCGGATACCTGGCTTACCACCGCGAATGGATCAGTCGGGACCGTGCCGCCTGTCTGTTTTGGCCTGATACCAGCTCAGCCCTCGCCCGGCAAAACCTGAGGGGGCTCGTGCAGCGCGTGCGCTCACTCGGAGGAATAACGGGCCTGGAAACCACCACCCAGCACATCAGGTGGCGGGTAGACACGGACGTAGACACGCTGCGCCAGGCGATCGAATCAGGCCGCCCAGGTGAGGTGATCACCGCCTATTCTGGTCCGCTCCTGAGCGGGCTCGATGACACGGCGGCGCCCGAGTATGCCAGCTGGGTATCCAGCGAACGCGAGACCCTCCACACCCGTTGGCGGGAGGCTGTGTTCTTCCGCAGCGAGGAGCTCACGACACAAGGCCGTTATCAGGAGGCGGAAGACCTGTTGCGCCGTGTGATGGACGTCGATCCGCTGGACGAGGAAGTGTTACGCCGTCGGCTCATGACGTTGTCTCAGGGGGGGCAGCGAGAAACTGCACTGCGCCTGTACCGACGCGTGGCCGCCGGGCTCGCCGCCGGGTGGGGAGTGGAGCCGAGCGACGCCACCCGGCAGCTTGTTCAGGATGTGGAATCGGCCGGTGAGGTCACTGAACGGTGGGCACCCACAGCCCCAGGAGTCAAGGGGGCCTTTGAGGGTGAAGCAAGGTTCCTGTCGGAAACGGAAGGGCTGTTTGCTGGCCGGGAGGTGGACCTTGCTGAAGTTCAACATCTACTGACAACGCCCACCTGTCGCCTTCTGACACTGGTCGGCCCGGGTGGAGTCGGCAAGACACGACTGGCCTGGCAGGCCGCGTGGGAGCAGCGGCGGCGCGGGTCTCGTGACGTGTATGTCGTGCCACTCGAAGCGGTGACCTCCAGAGAGGCAATGACCGCCCATATCGCGGCGGTGCTGGGCTTGCAGCTCGAAGGGGGGGAAGATCCACTCGTTCAGATCACCCGGCATCTGCACGCTCGGAGCGTGATGTTGGTCCTGGATAACTTCGAGCACCTCTTGGCCCACGTGGACGTCGCGTCCGCCCTGCTTGCAGGCTGCCCCGGCTTGACTCTCCTGATGACCTCCCGGGAACGACTGAACGTGCGCCATGAATGGCTGTACGCGCTTGATGGTTTGCCTTGCCCCCTGAAAACGTGGAGCCAGCAAACGTGTTGA
- a CDS encoding IS3 family transposase (programmed frameshift), whose translation MLEILGQGEAGQPLAELTRLHGIAVSTIRRWKAKSGGMTTDETKRFHLLEEENRRLKKLVADLSLDNLVLKERGRKKVVTPEATPQSQTPLKREMVGFVRPRFGFGVTERRACRQLGFWRSTHRHNSPGQEKDETLKTRLRELAGERPRFGDRRLHVMLEREGHRVNHKRAYRMYRAEGLAVRRKARKRLAAGERLHKPLVCAANQRWSMDVMSDQLASGQRFRVFNVVDDFTRECLLMHVGTSITGADVARLLTGVLAERAQPAMIVTDNGPEFISKALDQWAHERGIVLHLNRPGKPTENAYIESFNGRVRDECLNLHWFQALPRARLIVSAWHQDDNQIRPHSSLDNHSPQTFARLIQAG comes from the exons ATTCTGGAGATCCTTGGGCAGGGCGAGGCTGGTCAACCGCTGGCCGAGCTCACGCGGCTCCATGGCATCGCGGTCAGTACCATCCGCCGCTGGAAGGCGAAGTCCGGCGGGATGACAACAGACGAAACCAAACGGTTTCATCTCCTGGAGGAGGAAAACCGCCGTCTGAAGAAGCTGGTGGCCGATCTTTCGCTGGACAACCTGGTGCTGAAGGAGAGGG GTCGCAAAAAAGTGGTGACGCCCGAGGCGACCCCACAATCCCAGACCCCGTTGAAGCGGGAGATGGTGGGATTTGTCCGCCCGCGCTTTGGCTTTGGGGTCACCGAACGGCGGGCATGTCGCCAGCTGGGCTTCTGGCGATCCACACACAGGCACAACAGCCCTGGACAGGAAAAAGACGAAACCTTGAAGACCCGGCTGCGAGAGTTGGCAGGCGAACGACCTCGGTTCGGTGACCGTCGTCTCCATGTGATGCTGGAGCGCGAAGGACACAGGGTGAACCACAAACGGGCGTACCGGATGTACCGTGCTGAAGGGCTGGCTGTGCGTCGCAAGGCCCGCAAGAGGCTGGCCGCCGGAGAACGGCTGCACAAACCGCTCGTTTGTGCAGCGAATCAGCGCTGGAGCATGGATGTCATGTCCGATCAACTGGCCTCAGGGCAGCGCTTCCGGGTGTTCAACGTGGTGGACGACTTTACCCGGGAATGCCTGCTCATGCATGTCGGCACTTCGATCACCGGTGCAGATGTCGCCCGATTGCTGACCGGCGTGCTGGCTGAGCGCGCTCAACCAGCCATGATTGTCACTGACAATGGCCCGGAATTCATCAGCAAAGCGCTGGATCAATGGGCCCACGAACGCGGGATCGTCCTCCACCTCAACCGCCCTGGAAAGCCCACCGAGAATGCCTATATCGAGAGTTTCAATGGGCGGGTCCGGGATGAGTGCCTGAATCTCCATTGGTTTCAGGCGCTGCCTCGGGCCCGTCTGATCGTGTCTGCCTGGCACCAGGACGACAACCAGATCCGTCCGCACAGTTCCCTCGACAACCACTCACCTCAAACGTTTGCCCGCCTGATACAGGCGGGCTGA
- a CDS encoding helix-turn-helix domain-containing protein produces the protein MIQAIIEGDPRERGFETSAWTTLRIREVIGLKFGVWLNRGHLSRTLRHWGFSYQRPAVRAVERNEEEVATWVRVHGEALEKNR, from the coding sequence GTGATTCAGGCGATCATCGAAGGTGATCCCCGCGAGCGTGGCTTTGAAACCAGTGCCTGGACCACCCTGCGTATTCGGGAGGTGATCGGTCTGAAGTTCGGGGTCTGGCTCAATCGTGGGCATCTCTCGCGCACACTCAGACACTGGGGGTTCTCGTATCAGCGGCCCGCGGTGCGGGCCGTGGAACGTAACGAAGAAGAAGTGGCCACCTGGGTTCGAGTACACGGTGAGGCGCTGGAAAAAAATCGCTGA
- a CDS encoding IS630 family transposase — MRRWKKIAEGDTVAFLDERGFSFKTIRVRTWGRCGQPPVVPTRLRREHLCVIGAITTGGQFFQHTHHGAVRSPQVVAFLEHLLRHIAGEVVVVLDRAMIHRAKVVQAFVAGHERLSLVSLPGDAPELNPIELVWADIKRNLLGNFCAPTVRALKARLTLGWQRIRRKDRPLAFIRATPLTASLPT; from the coding sequence GTGAGGCGCTGGAAAAAAATCGCTGAGGGCGACACCGTGGCCTTCCTGGACGAACGCGGGTTCAGCTTCAAAACGATTAGGGTGCGCACCTGGGGCCGCTGTGGGCAGCCGCCAGTGGTTCCCACCCGGCTGCGTCGGGAACACCTCTGCGTGATCGGAGCGATCACCACGGGCGGCCAGTTTTTCCAGCACACCCATCACGGCGCGGTTCGTTCGCCTCAGGTTGTCGCCTTCCTCGAGCACCTGTTGCGTCATATCGCGGGAGAGGTCGTCGTGGTCCTGGACCGGGCCATGATTCACCGCGCCAAAGTCGTTCAGGCGTTCGTGGCGGGCCACGAACGCCTGTCGCTGGTCTCTCTCCCGGGAGACGCGCCAGAACTCAATCCCATTGAGTTGGTCTGGGCGGACATCAAACGGAATCTCTTGGGAAACTTCTGCGCCCCGACGGTCCGTGCGTTGAAAGCTCGCCTGACCTTGGGTTGGCAACGGATTCGCCGTAAAGACCGCCCGCTGGCATTCATCCGGGCCACGCCTTTGACCGCTTCGTTACCGACTTAA
- a CDS encoding SBBP repeat-containing protein, producing MRKECPIGIYPTVTSHPQVSVGAALLLSAALIGCSPPADPPSATLTGGLLLEAEAAEVEATLTPETVTDPRSGGRPIIDADASGGRAIILLGTNDLVRFTVPHHLPAGRYRIAIRGRGEQYEGAPIVALSNGTRQRIGTATLDNTAYAVKPLGEADVRPGETLHLTFLNDLYAGRGWDRNAIVDYLVIEPVGASSSFLRQFGTDQADDANAVTSDGHGSTYVVGTTNGAFPGQTRAHPSGPELFVRKVDVNGRELWTRQLGATTSAHSTQIYPADVRLDAAGNLYVCGLVHGRLPGFDGENFAGDAFVLKYTPDGTLAWSRQFSSHPSWHDDAEAVTIDASGNVYVVGNTVGAFDPAFNPLVGEETSFIRKYSPDGRALWTRQFAATESVTVVNGTQRLRSGSAVSDAGMDTHGNLYVTGNTRVPFPGQRQSGKEDGFLQAYAPDGSERWTRQFGTGAAGDAVFPRGLAVDASGNSYLAGNVYGTFPGQANSGAGDAFLSKFLSDGAAAWTRQWGDADTEQVRAVAIGPDSQAFVTWHSLPSTSGGVIDVFVKRFAANGAPGMQQQIATPANDFSGDVHVDSSGHVYVAGSTEGVFPGQRSEGELDAFVMKMAPARP from the coding sequence ATGCGCAAGGAATGTCCAATAGGCATCTACCCGACCGTTACGTCCCACCCCCAGGTTTCCGTGGGCGCAGCGCTGCTGCTGAGCGCCGCCCTGATCGGGTGCAGCCCGCCCGCCGACCCTCCCAGTGCCACCCTGACGGGCGGGCTGCTGCTGGAAGCGGAAGCTGCTGAGGTGGAGGCGACACTCACGCCGGAAACCGTCACGGACCCCCGCTCTGGCGGTCGGCCGATCATCGACGCGGACGCCAGTGGCGGGCGGGCCATCATTCTGCTCGGCACCAACGACCTCGTCCGGTTCACGGTGCCCCACCACCTCCCCGCTGGCCGTTACAGGATCGCGATCCGAGGCCGTGGCGAGCAGTACGAGGGCGCCCCCATCGTGGCGCTGAGCAATGGAACCCGGCAGCGCATCGGGACGGCCACGCTGGACAACACCGCCTACGCGGTGAAGCCCCTCGGCGAAGCGGATGTTCGTCCGGGCGAAACGCTGCATTTAACCTTCCTCAACGACTTGTACGCCGGTCGGGGTTGGGACCGCAACGCCATCGTCGATTACCTTGTGATCGAGCCGGTCGGGGCGTCCTCCTCCTTCCTGCGGCAATTCGGGACGGACCAGGCGGATGATGCAAACGCCGTCACCTCGGACGGGCATGGCTCCACCTACGTGGTCGGCACCACGAACGGCGCGTTCCCCGGGCAGACCCGGGCGCATCCTTCCGGGCCGGAGCTCTTCGTCCGCAAGGTCGACGTGAACGGTCGGGAACTCTGGACGCGGCAGCTCGGCGCTACGACCTCAGCCCACAGCACACAGATCTACCCCGCCGACGTTCGCCTGGACGCCGCCGGCAACCTCTACGTCTGCGGGCTGGTGCATGGGCGTCTTCCTGGTTTTGATGGCGAGAACTTCGCCGGGGACGCCTTCGTCCTGAAGTACACCCCGGACGGTACGCTCGCATGGTCCAGGCAGTTCAGTTCGCACCCCTCATGGCATGACGACGCTGAAGCCGTGACCATCGACGCGAGCGGGAACGTGTACGTCGTAGGCAACACCGTTGGGGCGTTCGACCCGGCCTTCAATCCGCTGGTGGGCGAGGAAACAAGCTTCATTCGCAAATACAGCCCGGACGGGCGCGCATTGTGGACGCGGCAGTTCGCGGCGACCGAGAGCGTCACGGTGGTGAACGGCACGCAACGCCTGCGTTCCGGAAGTGCGGTGAGTGACGCCGGCATGGATACGCACGGCAACCTCTACGTCACCGGGAACACCAGGGTGCCTTTTCCCGGTCAGCGGCAGTCTGGGAAGGAAGACGGTTTCCTCCAGGCGTACGCGCCGGACGGTTCCGAGCGCTGGACCCGTCAATTCGGGACTGGAGCGGCGGGCGATGCCGTATTTCCCCGAGGCCTCGCTGTCGATGCAAGCGGCAACAGTTACCTTGCCGGCAACGTCTATGGCACGTTTCCAGGACAGGCAAACAGCGGGGCCGGGGATGCCTTCTTGAGCAAGTTCCTGTCAGACGGCGCCGCCGCCTGGACCCGGCAGTGGGGTGACGCCGACACCGAACAGGTTAGGGCCGTCGCCATCGGGCCGGACAGTCAAGCCTTCGTGACCTGGCACTCGCTGCCGTCCACCTCCGGTGGCGTCATCGACGTGTTCGTGAAGCGCTTTGCGGCCAACGGCGCACCCGGCATGCAGCAGCAGATTGCCACGCCCGCCAATGACTTCTCCGGCGATGTCCACGTTGATTCATCCGGTCATGTTTATGTGGCTGGCAGCACCGAAGGGGTCTTTCCAGGCCAGCGTTCCGAGGGTGAACTCGACGCGTTCGTCATGAAAATGGCACCCGCACGACCCTGA